In a genomic window of bacterium:
- a CDS encoding cellulase family glycosylhydrolase produces the protein MTPIPLFRPVGFNLGGWISQSDLSDARTRSFIRKEDLRTIAAWGFNSVRLPVDAPWLFEDEGRGPLNKKRLALLKKFLGWAREAGLMTILDLHQVPWHSFARPEQEDLWKDEKALDAFCGLWAELAHALKRQKGGLWFDVLNEPTAKDPQDWNHVASRIYRVLRMEDPKRTLMIESTFWGLVTNLPALAEAVQGPNLVYSFHFYIPMFVTHQGTPWWKDGHPYPETVAYPGALPRVQEYLARDLPPVTREFLAFEGAKPWDRERLRETLQPAIRLVKEGHPVYCGEFGVYEQVARSTRLNWVRDVVGLFTEHGIGWGYWNYKWLDFGIWPPAANGKSGPLDEEMLRILQSGITPGKT, from the coding sequence ATGACCCCTATCCCCCTGTTCCGCCCCGTCGGCTTCAACCTGGGAGGCTGGATCTCCCAATCCGATCTTTCCGATGCCCGGACCCGCTCCTTCATTCGAAAGGAAGATCTCCGGACCATTGCGGCTTGGGGTTTCAATTCCGTCCGCCTCCCGGTGGATGCGCCTTGGCTTTTCGAGGATGAAGGCCGGGGGCCCTTGAACAAGAAACGCCTGGCCCTCCTGAAGAAGTTCCTGGGTTGGGCCCGGGAAGCGGGCCTGATGACCATCCTGGACCTCCACCAGGTTCCCTGGCACTCCTTCGCCCGTCCTGAACAGGAGGATCTTTGGAAGGATGAGAAGGCCCTCGATGCTTTCTGCGGGCTTTGGGCCGAACTGGCCCATGCCCTGAAGCGGCAGAAGGGCGGGCTCTGGTTCGACGTCCTCAATGAGCCCACCGCCAAGGACCCCCAGGATTGGAACCACGTGGCCTCGCGCATCTACCGGGTGCTCAGGATGGAGGACCCGAAAAGGACCTTGATGATCGAATCGACCTTTTGGGGCCTGGTCACGAACCTTCCCGCCCTGGCCGAAGCGGTCCAGGGACCGAACCTGGTCTATAGTTTCCATTTCTACATCCCCATGTTCGTTACCCACCAGGGCACGCCTTGGTGGAAGGATGGGCATCCCTATCCGGAAACGGTGGCCTACCCCGGGGCCTTGCCAAGGGTCCAGGAATACCTGGCCCGGGACCTCCCGCCCGTGACCCGGGAATTCCTGGCCTTCGAAGGGGCCAAGCCCTGGGACCGGGAGAGGCTGAGGGAGACCCTGCAGCCCGCCATCCGTCTGGTGAAGGAAGGGCATCCCGTCTACTGCGGGGAATTCGGTGTCTATGAACAAGTGGCCCGGTCCACGCGTCTTAACTGGGTCCGGGATGTAGTGGGGCTTTTTACCGAGCATGGCATTGGCTGGGGCTACTGGAACTATAAGTGGCTCGATTTCGGCATTTGGCCGCCTGCGGCCAACGGCAAGAGCGGCCCCCTGGACGAGGAGATGCTCCGGATCCTGCAGTCGGGGATCACGCCGGGAAAGACTTAA
- a CDS encoding penicillin-binding protein activator has translation MRYRGLYLLLFLFIAGCGGREALKPNGTPGPGTIPGVMGPNVPILSDLKSPVLDADYQAALASVGDSEPGPRNASAFLTIGQYQYNQGRLDEALKTYQKLLLGADNFQGQDKAQYMVGQIYFDKGDHLAALAAFQKVAPRNGQETYSNQARQMMDFILAYSLGIDDLKKYIQNYPDSPVRCSAQFQLASREAQAGIQGEAIDHLNRFLQQCPQHPSAPSAQLLLQTLQGHQDDSWRVGVLIPKTGKFQPFGDSVMNGIALAVEEANQNGGTKKHMSLVVKDTGSDGTMAVTQFRALVQDDGLDAVIGPVAPGDIQAVGALADERRVTMICPAASRDGLSSLGPYIFSDSMTNEMQGRVIARFAVEKLGLKKFAILAPQDVYGKTLSDQFQRTVQAMGATILDSEVYVPGSTDFKKQLITLGGQDPNINKENDRENVRRWSELRYSLGKEAEKILLKVKDMRDSSSVKPADPPIVGFVPMAEGLGNTLCPSIAQDVNAGVREAFQGKDAFTFRTDDIVKQSLQRLPVELTGTTLTATADQWAEVAHDMQANIILTGHIVEPTPEKDWTTYPNWDYNIHFEAFWMDPKRNQMVRFYQSKIPFSPFKPVSLVRAADTYQALYLPAHSAEVPLLTSQIHFYDLNPVFLGGHLWDNDAILREGAKDMEGAYYVTGFYVDSQQSAAKHFVEGYVKKFAKRPDLYAAQAYDAMRLLIQAANQSANRDDIHTNLMQIRGFDGACGSIDYAGKNEPDKLVPVIKIQDGKRQQVQ, from the coding sequence ATGAGATACCGCGGTCTTTACCTTTTATTGTTCCTTTTCATCGCGGGTTGCGGCGGCCGGGAGGCCCTGAAGCCCAACGGGACACCCGGCCCTGGGACGATCCCGGGCGTGATGGGGCCCAATGTCCCCATCTTGAGCGACCTCAAGAGCCCCGTCTTGGACGCCGATTACCAAGCGGCCCTGGCTTCGGTGGGGGATTCGGAACCCGGTCCCCGCAATGCGTCCGCCTTCCTGACCATCGGTCAATACCAGTACAACCAAGGGCGGTTGGATGAGGCCCTGAAGACCTACCAGAAACTTCTTTTGGGCGCCGACAATTTCCAAGGCCAGGACAAGGCCCAATACATGGTGGGCCAGATCTATTTCGACAAGGGCGACCACTTGGCCGCGCTGGCGGCCTTCCAGAAGGTCGCTCCCCGGAACGGCCAGGAGACCTATTCCAACCAGGCCCGCCAGATGATGGATTTCATCCTGGCCTATTCCCTGGGGATCGACGATCTGAAGAAATACATCCAGAACTATCCGGATTCGCCCGTCCGGTGCTCGGCCCAGTTCCAGCTGGCCAGCCGGGAAGCCCAGGCGGGGATCCAGGGTGAGGCCATCGACCACTTGAACCGTTTCCTCCAGCAATGCCCCCAGCATCCCTCCGCTCCCTCGGCCCAGCTTCTGCTGCAGACCTTGCAGGGTCACCAGGACGATAGCTGGCGGGTGGGGGTCCTCATCCCCAAGACAGGGAAGTTCCAGCCCTTCGGGGATTCGGTCATGAACGGCATCGCCTTGGCCGTGGAAGAGGCCAACCAGAACGGGGGGACGAAGAAGCACATGTCCCTCGTGGTCAAGGACACGGGCAGCGACGGCACCATGGCGGTCACCCAATTCCGGGCCCTGGTCCAGGATGACGGCCTGGACGCGGTCATCGGACCGGTCGCTCCCGGGGATATCCAGGCGGTGGGCGCCTTGGCGGACGAAAGACGGGTCACCATGATCTGTCCGGCGGCCAGCCGGGACGGGCTCTCTTCCCTGGGACCCTATATCTTCAGCGATTCCATGACCAACGAGATGCAGGGGCGGGTCATCGCCCGTTTCGCTGTCGAGAAGCTGGGGCTCAAGAAATTCGCCATCCTGGCCCCGCAGGATGTCTATGGCAAGACCCTATCCGACCAGTTCCAAAGGACGGTCCAGGCCATGGGGGCGACCATCCTGGACTCGGAGGTCTATGTGCCGGGTTCCACCGACTTCAAGAAGCAGTTGATCACCTTGGGGGGGCAGGACCCCAACATCAACAAGGAGAACGACCGCGAGAATGTCCGCCGTTGGAGCGAACTGCGCTATTCCCTCGGCAAGGAAGCCGAGAAGATCCTCCTGAAGGTCAAGGACATGAGGGATAGCTCGAGCGTCAAGCCGGCCGACCCGCCGATCGTGGGTTTCGTCCCCATGGCCGAGGGGCTGGGGAACACCCTTTGTCCTTCCATCGCCCAGGACGTGAACGCGGGGGTCCGCGAGGCCTTCCAGGGGAAGGATGCTTTTACCTTCCGGACCGATGACATCGTGAAGCAGTCGCTCCAACGCCTCCCGGTGGAATTGACGGGGACCACCTTGACCGCCACCGCCGACCAATGGGCCGAGGTCGCCCATGACATGCAGGCGAACATCATCCTCACCGGCCATATCGTGGAGCCGACCCCCGAGAAAGATTGGACCACCTACCCCAATTGGGACTACAACATCCACTTCGAGGCCTTCTGGATGGATCCCAAGCGGAACCAGATGGTCCGGTTCTATCAAAGCAAGATCCCCTTCAGCCCCTTCAAGCCGGTCTCGCTGGTCCGGGCGGCGGACACCTACCAGGCCCTCTACCTGCCGGCCCACTCGGCCGAGGTGCCGCTCCTGACCTCCCAGATCCATTTCTACGACCTGAACCCGGTCTTCTTGGGAGGGCATCTTTGGGACAATGACGCCATCCTCCGGGAAGGGGCCAAGGATATGGAGGGGGCCTACTACGTCACGGGGTTCTACGTGGACAGCCAGCAGTCGGCCGCCAAGCATTTCGTCGAGGGTTACGTGAAGAAATTCGCCAAACGCCCGGACCTTTACGCGGCGCAGGCCTATGACGCCATGCGATTGCTCATCCAGGCGGCCAATCAATCCGCGAACCGGGACGATATCCACACGAACTTGATGCAGATCCGGGGGTTCGATGGCGCGTGCGGGAGCATCGACTACGCCGGCAAGAACGAACCGGATAAACTGGTGCCCGTCATCAAGATCCAGGACGGCAAGCGCCAACAAGTGCAGTGA
- the hisS gene encoding histidine--tRNA ligase, which yields MSDNTKFGSVEGMRDWLPQETSSRQKLIRLIESHYQLYGFQPIDTPVMENIEVLQGKGGGENEKLMFKVMKRGEKLKKALESGTGEGALVDLGLRFDLTVPLARYYANHVNDLPKPFRCYHIGPVWRADRPQKGRYREFYQCDIDIIGGASETYEVELLLATDRVLKELNVGKFKIRISDKRLLPLLLTGMGVDGGKVAGVAAALDKLDKHPKEQVMKEIEALGHSMEVLNKVDGFIQNALHKSLDPVHFKIGEAEKLWLHIEGIRQRVHAVNPEAQVIFDPLLVRGFDYYTGPVFEINVEDKDFAFSIGGGGRYDGLIEKLGGPKNTPAVGISLGFERILLILNERQKGGASAHAPRVFVANNGQPEKDILALAEMLRSEGIQVEAALEQKKIGQQLEGAQKNGIEYAITDFQPSHKSFKVRQLSTRQDKEMTLAELYDLMKRLTEGLEP from the coding sequence TTGAGCGACAACACCAAATTCGGTTCGGTTGAGGGGATGCGCGATTGGCTGCCTCAAGAAACCTCATCCCGGCAAAAGCTCATCCGCCTGATCGAGTCCCATTACCAGCTTTATGGTTTCCAGCCCATCGATACCCCGGTCATGGAGAATATCGAAGTTCTTCAAGGAAAGGGTGGCGGGGAGAACGAGAAGCTGATGTTCAAGGTGATGAAACGTGGAGAGAAGTTGAAGAAGGCCTTGGAATCCGGGACCGGCGAAGGCGCGCTGGTCGATCTGGGCCTCCGCTTCGACCTGACCGTTCCTCTGGCCCGCTATTACGCCAACCACGTCAATGACCTGCCGAAACCCTTCCGTTGCTATCACATCGGCCCGGTTTGGCGGGCGGACCGGCCCCAAAAGGGCCGCTACCGCGAGTTCTATCAGTGCGATATCGACATCATCGGCGGGGCGTCCGAAACCTATGAGGTGGAACTGCTCCTGGCCACCGATCGAGTGTTGAAGGAGCTCAATGTCGGCAAGTTCAAGATCCGCATCAGCGACAAGCGTCTCCTGCCCCTGCTCCTGACCGGAATGGGAGTGGACGGCGGCAAGGTGGCCGGGGTGGCCGCGGCGCTGGACAAGCTGGACAAGCATCCGAAAGAACAGGTGATGAAGGAGATCGAGGCCCTGGGACATTCCATGGAGGTCCTGAACAAGGTGGATGGGTTCATCCAGAACGCCCTTCATAAGTCCCTGGACCCGGTCCACTTCAAGATCGGGGAAGCGGAAAAGCTCTGGCTCCACATCGAGGGTATCCGCCAGAGGGTCCACGCGGTGAATCCGGAGGCCCAGGTGATCTTCGATCCCTTGTTGGTCCGTGGTTTCGACTATTACACGGGCCCCGTTTTCGAGATCAACGTCGAGGACAAGGATTTTGCCTTCTCCATCGGCGGCGGCGGTCGTTACGACGGCCTCATCGAGAAACTGGGCGGCCCCAAGAACACGCCCGCGGTGGGCATCTCCCTGGGGTTCGAGCGCATCCTGCTCATCTTGAACGAGCGGCAAAAGGGAGGCGCGTCGGCGCACGCCCCTCGCGTTTTCGTCGCCAACAACGGACAACCCGAGAAGGACATCCTGGCCCTGGCCGAGATGCTCCGCTCCGAGGGGATCCAGGTCGAGGCGGCCCTGGAGCAAAAGAAGATCGGCCAGCAACTGGAAGGCGCCCAGAAGAACGGCATCGAATACGCCATCACCGATTTTCAGCCCAGCCATAAATCCTTCAAGGTCCGGCAGTTATCCACACGGCAGGACAAGGAAATGACCTTGGCCGAACTTTATGACCTGATGAAACGCCTCACGGAGGGTTTGGAGCCCTAA